The following coding sequences lie in one Glycine soja cultivar W05 chromosome 16, ASM419377v2, whole genome shotgun sequence genomic window:
- the LOC114390944 gene encoding glycosyltransferase BC10 codes for MGRNQREREKEEGEKHVGLLRLAQILTFLVVFAGGVVIGLTTSSHINGHFISQPYQYISLRNVPSPPPPEPTAMAAADPPLPPNLDLEAFLHPLNLTHCLSDEELFWRASLIPKKESYPFSRIPKVAFMFLTRGPLPMLPLWERFFHGHSSLFNIYIHSPPRFLLNVSHSSPFYLRHIPSQDVSWGTVTLADAERRLLANALLDFSNERFVLLSESCIPVYNFPTVYRYLTNSSLSFVESYDEPTRYGRGRYSRNMLPHIQLRHWRKGSQWFELNRALAVYIVSDTNYYSLFRKYCKPACYPDEHYIPTFLNMFHGSLNSNRTVTWVDWSMLGPHPATYGRANITAGFIQSIRNNGSLCRYNSEITSICYLFARKFDPSALEPLLNLSSEVMNF; via the coding sequence ATGGGTCggaatcaaagggagagggagaaagagGAAGGAGAGAAGCACGTGGGGCTTCTGAGATTGGCCCAAATCCTAACATTTTTGGTGGTGTTTGCGGGAGGAGTGGTGATTGGTCTGACCACAAGCTCTCACATTAATGGCCATTTCATATCGCAGCCGTACCAGTACATCTCCTTGCGTAATGTTccatctcctcctcctcctgagCCCACCGCCATGGCTGCTGCAgatcctcctcttcctcctaaTCTGGACTTGGAGGCCTTCCTTCATCCCCTTAACCTCACCCACTGCCTGTCCGACGAGGAGCTTTTCTGGAGAGCCTCCTTGATTCCGAAGAAAGAATCATACCCTTTCTCCAGAATCCCCAAGGTCGCCTTCATGTTCCTCACCCGTGGCCCCCTTCCCATGTTGCCCCTCTGGGAGCGTTTCTTCCACGGCCACTCCTCTCTCTTCAACATCTACATCCATTCCCCTCCCCGCTTCCTTCTCAACGTCTCCCACTCTTCCCCTTTCTATCTCCGCCACATCCCTAGCCAGGACGTCTCTTGGGGTACCGTTACCCTCGCTGATGCTGAGAGGCGCCTTTTAGCCAATGCCCTCCTCGACTTCTCCAACGAACGCTTTGTTCTCCTTTCCGAGAGTTGCATCCCTGTCTACAACTTCCCTACTGTTTACCGATATCTCACTAATTCTTCCCTCAGCTTTGTTGAATCCTATGATGAACCTACTCGCTATGGCCGTGGTCGCTACAGTCGCAACATGCTTCCTCATATTCAACTTCGACACTGGCGGAAAGGCTCTCAGTGGTTTGAACTCAACCGTGCTCTCGCTGTTTATATTGTCTCCGACACCAATTATTATTCCCTGTTCCGAAAATACTGTAAGCCTGCTTGCTACCCTGATGAACATTACATTCCAACCTTCCTCAACATGTTCCATGGTTCGCTTAATTCAAACAGAACTGTCACCTGGGTCGACTGGTCTATGCTGGGTCCTCATCCGGCAACCTATGGCAGAGCTAATATAACTGCAGGTTTTATACAGTCTATAAGGAACAATGGTTCCCTTTGTCGTTATAATTCAGAGATAACGTCCATTTGTTACCTCTTTGCTCGCAAGTTTGATCCAAGTGCACTCGAGCCCTTGCTTAACCTTTCTTCAGAAGTGATGAACTTttga
- the LOC114390943 gene encoding pentatricopeptide repeat-containing protein At1g10270-like isoform X2 yields MSVYRLLLRRVAAARPMFSLTQTRSYAFSSAEEAAAERRRRKRRLRIEPPLNAIRPPPQQGPPRDPNAPRLPDSTSALVGPRLSLHNRVQSLIRAGDLDAASAIARHSVFSATRPTVFTCNAIIAAMYRSGRYEEAIGLFQFFFKQSNIVPNIVSYNNVINTHCDEGRVDVALEVYRHVLANAPFSPSPVTYRHLTKGLIQSSRISEALDLLREMLTKGHGADSLVYNNLISGFLHLDNFDKAIELFEELKERCLVYDGVVNATFMEWFFGKGRDKEAMDSYRSLLDRQFRMTPATCNVLLEVLLKHSKSNEAWSLFHLMLDNHTPPNFQAVNSDTFNIMVNHCFKLGNFEDALATFKKFGTKPNSKPFAMDVAGYNNIIARFSENGMLSHAETLFEELCSKSLSPDVPTHRTLIEAYLRMNRIDDALRIFNRMVDTGLRVVATFGNTVFHELIKNGKALDCAQILSKMGEKDPKPDPTCYEVVIKGLCADGLLDKSLELLDEVMRYGVGLTSSLREFVTEVFKKAGRSDEIERLLDMNRFAYTPRPSPPRPAYRPPPPPPVRFPSQMAGAAHNPPSGFQTQMAAQWHPTPPPQMTGAHYPPSQMAGAAHNPPSGFQTQMAAQQPPTPPPPQMTGAHYPPSQMAGAAHNTPSGAPHQVLGHQRPPLPSQMTGMHQPSWGLSPPMTGPHPGSSPHMTGQSYHPNTSEHPPHMSRVAPQMTEQHYTPSGSSPQMAGHGHQPYGTPHGPQQMEERWYPSSGLSPPMSGSSIPWNGASAKMSPPYHRSAAPSSQVTGPYHPSSSSSSPPHFEESHQQQSEVPEQLGNAKPF; encoded by the exons ATGTCAGTTTACCGCCTGCTCCTACGTCGCGTGGCCGCCGCCCGCCCCATGTTTTCTCTGACCCAAACCCGTTCTTACGCCTTCTCCTCCGCCGAAGAAGCCGCGGCCGAGCGGCGTCGACGGAAGCGTCGTCTGCGCATCGAGCCTCCCCTTAACGCGATTCGTCCTCCTCCGCAGCAGGGCCCTCCGCGCGACCCGAACGCCCCTCGCCTCCCTGACTCGACCTCGGCGTTGGTGGGCCCTCGGCTGAGCCTCCACAATCGCGTCCAGTCCCTGATCCGCGCTGGCGACCTGGACGCGGCGTCCGCCATCGCCCGTCACTCTGTGTTCTCGGCGACACGGCCGACCGTGTTCACCTGCAACGCCATCATCGCCGCCATGTACCGTTCTGGGCGGTACGAGGAGGCCATTGGTCTCTTCCAGTTCTTCTTCAAGCAGTCGAACATCGTCCCCAACATCGTGTCCTACAACAACGTGATCAACACCCACTGCGACGAGGGCCGCGTGGACGTGGCCCTGGAAGTGTACCgccacgtcctcgccaacgccCCCTTCAGCCCCTCCCCCGTCACCTATCGCCATCTCACCAAGGGTTTGATCCAATCCTCTCGCATTTCAGAAGCCCTTGACCTCTTGCGCGAGATGCTCACTAAGGGCCACGGCGCTGACTCTCTCGTTTACAACAATCTCATTTCCGGCTTCCTCCATTTGGACAATTTCGACAAGGCCATCGAACTCTTCGAGGAGCTTAAGGAGCGTTGCCTCGTCTATGACGGCGTTGTCAATGCCACTTTCATGGAATGGTTCTTCGGCAAGGGCAGGGATAAGGAGGCCATGGACTCCTACAGGTCCTTGCTGGACCGCCAGTTTAGGATGACCCCTGCTACCTGCAATGTCCTTTTGGAGGTCTTGCTCAAGCATTCCAAGTCTAACGAGGCCTGGTCTCTTTTTCATCTCATGTTGGACAATCACACCCCTCCCAATTTCCAGGCTGTTAACTCTGACACCTTCAACATTATGGTCAATCACTGCTTCAAGCTTGGAAACTTTGAGGATGCCCTTGCTACTTTTAAGAAGTTTGGAACTAAGCCTAATTCTAAGCCCTTTGCCATGGATGTTGCCGGCTACAACAATATCATTGCTAGGTTTTCTGAGAATGGGATGCTTTCCCATGCCGAGACCTTGTTTGAAGAACTCTGCTCTAAATCTTTGAGCCCCGATGTTCCCACTCACAGGACCTTGATTGAAGCCTACTTGAGAATGAACAGGATCGATGATGCTCTCAGGATCTTCAACAGAATGGTCGACACTGGTCTCAGGGTGGTTGCTACCTTCGGTAACACCGTTTTCCATGAATTGATTAAGAATGGTAAAGCCCTTGACTGTGCTCAAATTTTGAGTAAAATGGGAGAAAAGGATCCCAAACCTGACCCCACTTGTTATGAGGTTGTAATCAAGGGACTCTGTGCTGATGGCTTGTTGGACAAAAGCCTAGAGCTGCTGGATGAGGTTATGAGGTATGGTGTTGGGCTCACGTCTTCCTTGCGGGAATTTGTGACTGAGGTTTTCAAGAAAGCTGGGAGGAGTGACGAGATTGAGAGGCTGCTAGATATGAACAGATTTGCATACACTCCTCGTCCTTCCCCACCAAGACCTGCTTACcgtccaccaccaccaccaccggtCAGGTTCCCCTCCCAAATGGCAGGGGCAGCACATAACCCACCTTCTGGGTTTCAAACACAAATGGCAGCACAGTGGCATCCAACACCTCCTCCTCAAATGACAGGAGCACATTATCCACCTTCTCAAATGGCTGGAGCAGCACATAACCCACCTTCTGGTTTTCAAACACAAATGGCTGCACAGCAGCCTCCAACACCTCCTCCTCCTCAAATGACAGGAGCACATTATCCACCTTCTCAAATGGCTGGAGCAGCAC ATAACACACCTTCTGGTGCTCCACATCAGGTGTTGGGGCATCAACGCCCGCCACTGCCTTCTCAAATGACAGGAATGCATCAACCTTCATGGGGATTATCTCCTCCAATGACTGGGCCTCATCCTGGATCGTCACCTCATATGACAGGACAGTCATACCACCCTAATACATCTGAACATCCTCCTCACATGAGCAGGGTAGCCCCGCAAATGACAGAGCAGCATTATACACCATCTGGATCTTCACCTCAAATGGCAGGACACGGACATCAGCCTTATGGAACACCACATGGGCCCCAACAAATGGAAGAACGATGGTATCCATCGTCAGGGTTGTCTCCTCCAATGTCAGGGTCCTCTATTCCTTGGAATGGAGCATCAGCTAAAATGTCACCACCATATCATAGATCTGCAGCACCATCTTCTCAGGTGACTGGACCATATcacccatcatcatcatcatcatccccTCCTCACTTTGAGGAATCTCATCAACAGCAATCAGAAGTCCCTGAACAG TTGGGAAACGCAAAACCATTTTGA
- the LOC114390943 gene encoding pentatricopeptide repeat-containing protein At1g10270-like isoform X1, protein MSVYRLLLRRVAAARPMFSLTQTRSYAFSSAEEAAAERRRRKRRLRIEPPLNAIRPPPQQGPPRDPNAPRLPDSTSALVGPRLSLHNRVQSLIRAGDLDAASAIARHSVFSATRPTVFTCNAIIAAMYRSGRYEEAIGLFQFFFKQSNIVPNIVSYNNVINTHCDEGRVDVALEVYRHVLANAPFSPSPVTYRHLTKGLIQSSRISEALDLLREMLTKGHGADSLVYNNLISGFLHLDNFDKAIELFEELKERCLVYDGVVNATFMEWFFGKGRDKEAMDSYRSLLDRQFRMTPATCNVLLEVLLKHSKSNEAWSLFHLMLDNHTPPNFQAVNSDTFNIMVNHCFKLGNFEDALATFKKFGTKPNSKPFAMDVAGYNNIIARFSENGMLSHAETLFEELCSKSLSPDVPTHRTLIEAYLRMNRIDDALRIFNRMVDTGLRVVATFGNTVFHELIKNGKALDCAQILSKMGEKDPKPDPTCYEVVIKGLCADGLLDKSLELLDEVMRYGVGLTSSLREFVTEVFKKAGRSDEIERLLDMNRFAYTPRPSPPRPAYRPPPPPPVRFPSQMAGAAHNPPSGFQTQMAAQWHPTPPPQMTGAHYPPSQMAGAAHNPPSGFQTQMAAQQPPTPPPPQMTGAHYPPSQMAGAAHNPPSGFQTQMAAQQRPTPPPPQMTGAHYPPSQMAGAAHNTPSGAPHQVLGHQRPPLPSQMTGMHQPSWGLSPPMTGPHPGSSPHMTGQSYHPNTSEHPPHMSRVAPQMTEQHYTPSGSSPQMAGHGHQPYGTPHGPQQMEERWYPSSGLSPPMSGSSIPWNGASAKMSPPYHRSAAPSSQVTGPYHPSSSSSSPPHFEESHQQQSEVPEQLGNAKPF, encoded by the exons ATGTCAGTTTACCGCCTGCTCCTACGTCGCGTGGCCGCCGCCCGCCCCATGTTTTCTCTGACCCAAACCCGTTCTTACGCCTTCTCCTCCGCCGAAGAAGCCGCGGCCGAGCGGCGTCGACGGAAGCGTCGTCTGCGCATCGAGCCTCCCCTTAACGCGATTCGTCCTCCTCCGCAGCAGGGCCCTCCGCGCGACCCGAACGCCCCTCGCCTCCCTGACTCGACCTCGGCGTTGGTGGGCCCTCGGCTGAGCCTCCACAATCGCGTCCAGTCCCTGATCCGCGCTGGCGACCTGGACGCGGCGTCCGCCATCGCCCGTCACTCTGTGTTCTCGGCGACACGGCCGACCGTGTTCACCTGCAACGCCATCATCGCCGCCATGTACCGTTCTGGGCGGTACGAGGAGGCCATTGGTCTCTTCCAGTTCTTCTTCAAGCAGTCGAACATCGTCCCCAACATCGTGTCCTACAACAACGTGATCAACACCCACTGCGACGAGGGCCGCGTGGACGTGGCCCTGGAAGTGTACCgccacgtcctcgccaacgccCCCTTCAGCCCCTCCCCCGTCACCTATCGCCATCTCACCAAGGGTTTGATCCAATCCTCTCGCATTTCAGAAGCCCTTGACCTCTTGCGCGAGATGCTCACTAAGGGCCACGGCGCTGACTCTCTCGTTTACAACAATCTCATTTCCGGCTTCCTCCATTTGGACAATTTCGACAAGGCCATCGAACTCTTCGAGGAGCTTAAGGAGCGTTGCCTCGTCTATGACGGCGTTGTCAATGCCACTTTCATGGAATGGTTCTTCGGCAAGGGCAGGGATAAGGAGGCCATGGACTCCTACAGGTCCTTGCTGGACCGCCAGTTTAGGATGACCCCTGCTACCTGCAATGTCCTTTTGGAGGTCTTGCTCAAGCATTCCAAGTCTAACGAGGCCTGGTCTCTTTTTCATCTCATGTTGGACAATCACACCCCTCCCAATTTCCAGGCTGTTAACTCTGACACCTTCAACATTATGGTCAATCACTGCTTCAAGCTTGGAAACTTTGAGGATGCCCTTGCTACTTTTAAGAAGTTTGGAACTAAGCCTAATTCTAAGCCCTTTGCCATGGATGTTGCCGGCTACAACAATATCATTGCTAGGTTTTCTGAGAATGGGATGCTTTCCCATGCCGAGACCTTGTTTGAAGAACTCTGCTCTAAATCTTTGAGCCCCGATGTTCCCACTCACAGGACCTTGATTGAAGCCTACTTGAGAATGAACAGGATCGATGATGCTCTCAGGATCTTCAACAGAATGGTCGACACTGGTCTCAGGGTGGTTGCTACCTTCGGTAACACCGTTTTCCATGAATTGATTAAGAATGGTAAAGCCCTTGACTGTGCTCAAATTTTGAGTAAAATGGGAGAAAAGGATCCCAAACCTGACCCCACTTGTTATGAGGTTGTAATCAAGGGACTCTGTGCTGATGGCTTGTTGGACAAAAGCCTAGAGCTGCTGGATGAGGTTATGAGGTATGGTGTTGGGCTCACGTCTTCCTTGCGGGAATTTGTGACTGAGGTTTTCAAGAAAGCTGGGAGGAGTGACGAGATTGAGAGGCTGCTAGATATGAACAGATTTGCATACACTCCTCGTCCTTCCCCACCAAGACCTGCTTACcgtccaccaccaccaccaccggtCAGGTTCCCCTCCCAAATGGCAGGGGCAGCACATAACCCACCTTCTGGGTTTCAAACACAAATGGCAGCACAGTGGCATCCAACACCTCCTCCTCAAATGACAGGAGCACATTATCCACCTTCTCAAATGGCTGGAGCAGCACATAACCCACCTTCTGGTTTTCAAACACAAATGGCTGCACAGCAGCCTCCAACACCTCCTCCTCCTCAAATGACAGGAGCACATTATCCACCTTCTCAAATGGCTGGAGCAGCACATAACCCACCTTCTGGGTTTCAAACACAAATGGCAGCACAGCAGCGTCCAACACCTCCTCCTCCTCAAATGACAGGAGCACATTATCCACCTTCTCAAATGGCTGGAGCAGCACATAACACACCTTCTGGTGCTCCACATCAGGTGTTGGGGCATCAACGCCCGCCACTGCCTTCTCAAATGACAGGAATGCATCAACCTTCATGGGGATTATCTCCTCCAATGACTGGGCCTCATCCTGGATCGTCACCTCATATGACAGGACAGTCATACCACCCTAATACATCTGAACATCCTCCTCACATGAGCAGGGTAGCCCCGCAAATGACAGAGCAGCATTATACACCATCTGGATCTTCACCTCAAATGGCAGGACACGGACATCAGCCTTATGGAACACCACATGGGCCCCAACAAATGGAAGAACGATGGTATCCATCGTCAGGGTTGTCTCCTCCAATGTCAGGGTCCTCTATTCCTTGGAATGGAGCATCAGCTAAAATGTCACCACCATATCATAGATCTGCAGCACCATCTTCTCAGGTGACTGGACCATATcacccatcatcatcatcatcatccccTCCTCACTTTGAGGAATCTCATCAACAGCAATCAGAAGTCCCTGAACAG TTGGGAAACGCAAAACCATTTTGA